The Cheilinus undulatus linkage group 2, ASM1832078v1, whole genome shotgun sequence genome has a window encoding:
- the LOC121517115 gene encoding uncharacterized protein LOC121517115 → MRLRNIRRKLEAGQRRYTKRKISCNTEPGLEQDQGDSSVTSEWITLMKRLRPSAENTPSIKSAMEKTYAMRRSWISKESPTVAEIFNEYPRFLDMPSLMDLEFGKMTDGKTDLFIRRWEASIIPKLKAVAAMEKSDVAALTAGMEDQTDDGKCYTMLVVLTHLLPPLPGSRCSVKSAISFLLDFAPPGTSIASLFSNPEMASKTQPLLICMGNLKSTTRQYIIIARNDKVTVPVDGGLTCALDKLFKLYWVCNLAYPPQLSSVFTFFEYIYDVTISTNRRAKVLELISKLQASQ, encoded by the exons ATGAGACTGCGTAACATCCGCCGGAAGCTAGAGGCAGGTCAGCGCCGTTACACGAAGCGTAAGATAAGCTGCAATACTGAACCAGGGTTAGAACAGGACCAGGGGGACAGCAGTGTGACCAGTGAGTGGATCACCCTCATGAAACGGCTCAGGCCCTCTGCAGAGAACACTCCGTCAATCAAATCAGCAATGGAGAAGACGTACGCCATGCGTAGATCATGGATATCAAAGGAGTCTCCCACAGTGGCTGAAATCTTCAACGAATACCCACGCTTCTTGGATATGCCAAGTCTG ATGGATCTCGAGTTTGGCAAAATGACAGATGGAAAGACAGATCTGTTCATCAGAAGATGGGAAGCCAGCATCATACCAAAGCTGAAAGCAGTTGCTGccatggaaaaaagtgatgttGCAGCTCTTACAGCGGGAATGGAAGACCAGACAGATG aTGGAAAGTGCTACACAATGCTGGTTGTTCTCACACATCTTCTTCCACCACTGCCTGGGAGTCGCTGCAGTGTGAAATCGGCAATATCATTCCTACTTGATTTTGCACCG CCTGGAACCAGCATTGCATCCCTCTTCAGCAACCCAGAGATGGCATCAAAGACCCAGCCACTGCTGATCTGCATGGGCAATCTGAAGAGCACAACACGACAGTACATCATCATTGCAAGAAATGACAAGGTGACCGTTCCGGTAGATGGTGGCCTGACATGCGCCCTGGACAAGCTATTCAAGCTGTACTGGGTTTGCAACTTGGCCTATCCACCACagctcagctctgtgttcacctTCTTTGAATACATCTATGATGTGACCATCTCAACCAACAGGAGAGCCAAGGTACTGGAGCTTATTTCAAAACTTCAGGCTTCACAGTAA